One window of the Marmota flaviventris isolate mMarFla1 chromosome 2, mMarFla1.hap1, whole genome shotgun sequence genome contains the following:
- the Wfdc13 gene encoding WAP four-disulfide core domain protein 13, whose protein sequence is MASVLPLQFLLVLCVALQLLSGSLKERFLKYILEPPPCRSEPENCSKFCTVQEDCKAQGLSCCSAFCGTICSLNRPPEPSE, encoded by the exons ATGGCGTCTGTGCTGCCTCTCCAGTTCCTGCTGGTGCTCTGTGTGGCACTGCAGCTGTTGTCTGGGAGTCTCAAGGAGCGCTTTCTGA AATACATCTTGGAGCCTCCACCCTGCAGATCAGAACCTGAGAACTGTTCCAAATTCTGCACGgtccaggaggattgcaaggccCAAGGACTTAGCTGCTGTTCTGCCTTCTGTGGGACGATCTGTTCACTAAATAGACCTCCGGAACCCTCAGAGTAA
- the LOC114106950 gene encoding protein WFDC10B-like: MPPPALRLPLLLCVLLLPLEAQGGYRGPSPWTPEAAACKQWPSAERCSLRCSYFQKCQVNSTCCLTFCGSVCLSIL; the protein is encoded by the exons ATGCCACCCCCGGCTCTGAGGCTCCCCCTGCTCCTCTGtgtgctgctgctgccgctggaggcccagggagggtaCCGTGGAC CGTCCCCGTGGACTCCGGAAGCCGCGGCCTGTAAGCAGTGGCCCAGTGCTGAGCGCTGCAGCCTCCGCTGTTCCTATTTCCAAAAGTGTCAAGTAAACAGCACGTGCTGCTTGACCTTCTGTGGGAGCGTTTGCCTGAGCATCCTGTGA
- the Wfdc11 gene encoding protein WFDC11, giving the protein MGRAHSAHVVSIMKSRIPLYLTFLCVVLLSVLGEMKSKHDGDDLLVEECSGEPNIVDCAQKCSRTFKCAQKNHVCCWTYCGNLCWEKENLENL; this is encoded by the exons ATGGGGAGAG CACATTCTGCTCACGTGGTCAGCATCATGAAGTCCCGGATACCCCTGTACTTGACATTCCTCTGTGTGGTGCTGCTGTCCGTGCTGGGAGAAATGAAGTCAAAACATGATG GAGATGACCTGCTGGTCGAGGAGTGCTCAGGAGAGCCAAACATAGTAGACTGTGCCCAGAAGTGCTCAAGGACCTTCAAATGTGCACAAAAAAACCACGTGTGCTGCTGGACCTACTGTGGTAACCTCTGCTGGGAAAAA GAAAACCTTGAAAACCTGTGA